A stretch of the Aegilops tauschii subsp. strangulata cultivar AL8/78 chromosome 4, Aet v6.0, whole genome shotgun sequence genome encodes the following:
- the LOC109743325 gene encoding homeobox-leucine zipper protein HOX12: MSPEEGERLLFPSFVFPDSFPADDATPVVSGGEQKKAGRQRRRRRARQAAAGEGAGGDDAAKKRRLSDEQAQFLEMSFRKERKLETPRKVQLAAELGLDTKQVAVWFQNRRARYKSKLIEEEFSKLRAAHDAVVVHNCRLEAELLRLKERLAETEEEKNKAMAAAAATAGGGGGSSPSSSSFSTVTAMVGGQQFGMEEVETDLTYMSEYAYTNYMMDLAAGGYLGVGGVYDQFS; encoded by the exons ATGAGCCCCGAGGAGGGAGAGAGGCTCCTGTTCCCTTCCTTCGTCTTCCCGGACAGCTTCCCGGCCGACGACGCCACACCAGTCGTCTCCG GTGGAGAGCAGAAGAAGGCCGGCCGgcagcggcggaggaggagggcgaggcagGCAGCGGCAGGCGAAGGCGCGGGAGGGGACGATGCGGCGAAGAAACGCCGGCTGAGTGACGAGCAGGCGCAGTTCCTGGAGATGAGCTTCAGGAAGGAACGTAAACTGGAGACGCCGCGCAAGGTGCAGCTCGCGGCGGAGCTTGGCCTGGACACCAAGCAGGTCGCGGTGTGGTTCCAGAACCGCCGCGCCCGCTACAAGAGCAAGCTCATCGAGGAGGAGTTCTCCAAGCTCCGCGCCGCCCACGACGCCGTCGTCGTCCACAACtgccgcctcgaggccgag CTGCTGAGGCTCAAGGAGAGGTTGGCGGAgacggaggaggagaagaacaaggccatggcggcggcagcggcgacaGCGGGCGGCGGGGGTGGCAGCAGCCCGAGCTCTTCGTCGTTCTCGACGGTGACGGCAATGGTAGGGGGGCAGCAGTTCGGGATGGAGGAGGTGGAGACCGACCTCACCTACATGAGCGAGTACGCCTACACCAACTACATGATGGACTTGGCGGCCGGCGGCTACCTCGGAGTCGGAGGGGTGTACGATCAGTTCAGCTGA
- the LOC109743324 gene encoding deSI-like protein At4g17486, translating to MKLRTKRPGWKSLVPLQLSRKSTMRFFLFPKVQASGQSPNDTPVYLNVYDLTPMNGYIYWAGLGIFHSGIEVHGVEYAFGAHDYPTSGVFEVEPRQCPGFRFRRSIFLGTTCLDPIQVRQFMELQSVNYNGDSYHLIMKNCNHFCKDMCYKLTGSKIPKWVNRLARIGAICNCLLPESLKISPVGHDPNSQPEDSEKRRLRNPLSCFSSISSQRALPPSSSPFPPSPVKEPIPSSSSRKSSTASFKSR from the exons ATGAAACTAAGGACAAAACGACCTGGATGGAAGTCCCTTGTGCCTCTGCAGTTGAGCAGGAAATCCACCATGCGCTTCTTTCTGTTTCCCAAGGTTCAGGCATCCGGTCAATCCCCAAATGATACCCCGGTTTATCTTAATGTGTATGATTTGACACCCATGAATGGCTACATATATTGGGCAGGCCTTGGTATATTTCACTCTGGGATTGAAG TTCATGGCGTCGAATATGCATTTGGAGCACATGATTATCCCACAAGCGGGGTATTTGAGGTAGAACCTCGTCAATGCCCTGGTTTCAGATTCAGGAGGTCAATATTTCTTGGTACGACGTGCTTAGATCCCATCCAAGTTAGGCAGTTCATGGAGCTGCAGTCAGTAAACTACAATGGAGATTCTTACCATCTTATCATGAAGAATTGCAACCACTTTTGCAAGGATATGTGTTACAAATTGACCGGCAGCAAAATTCCGAAATGGGTGAATCGGCTCGCCAGAATAG GTGCCATCTGCAACTGCCTCCTCCCGGAGTCTCTGAAGATCTCCCCGGTCGGCCATGATCCAAACAGCCAGCCTGAGGATTCGGAGAAACGCCGCCTGCGAAACCCGTTGAGCTGCTTCTCCTCCATCTCGAGCCAGAGAGCGCTTCCCCCGTCTTCTTCCCCTTTTCCCCCATCGCCCGTGAAAGAGCCCATTCCGAGCTCTTCATCGAGGAAATCCAGCACCGCGTCGTTCAAGAGTAGGTAG